A single Phragmites australis chromosome 4, lpPhrAust1.1, whole genome shotgun sequence DNA region contains:
- the LOC133916143 gene encoding WEB family protein At2g38370-like has protein sequence MSSEAECPAPEAAATAIDGGRAEIDTSAPFESVQEAVDRFGGSAAWSSDLVRRMFRPSKKHEHSKETEEAINVEEQAAQLENELAVKERETLDVLKELESTKKIIADLKLKIHKGTTETSPEAVKSDEINRVSVAGPEEQQPENINKDVDMEGSEENPQQPSGSVLVELEQAKASLNRTTSDLAAVRAAVDLLRNSIAKEKMLLERGREKLSANTSLITSLEDELDQTAQKLETLKDLQRRRKDPSDIFIEIKKMTSEVQQLRSMANDSKSEAMVLAADIEQAKASISTAEVRCIAAKKMEEAAKAAEALALAEIKALLSSESSFEGNTTSDGVTLSVEDYFTLYSKTCEADENSRKKVEDAMLQVDMANSSESELVKRLEDAKVKVEDCKKALQEALKRVEAANHGKLAVEEILRRWKSGNGHRKRSIGGSPKFKNAAHHRKDLHAMDIIADVSDRSFKPTLSIGQILSMKLMGPDGYDKSVWDDKTCEMPNISLGQILNRSGVLCREDMAARKRISGKRKKFALTGLSVLLTKQSKSKKKRESF, from the exons ATGAGCTCCGAGGCTGAATGCCCAGCTCCGGAAGCAGCCGCCACCGCCATCGACGGCGGGAGGGCGGAGATCGACACGTCAGCGCCGTTCGAGTCTGTGCAGGAGGCCGTCGACCGCTTCGGCGGCAGCGCCGCCTGGAGCTCCGACCTCGTCAGGCGCATGTTCAGGCCTTCAAAG AAACATGAACACTCTAAAGAAACTGAAGAAGCTATCAACGTAGAGGAGCAGGCTGCGCAGCTGGAAAATGAGCTAGCCGTCAAAGAGAGGGAGACGCTTGATGTGTTGAAGGAACTGGAGTCAACCAAGAAAATAATAGCAGACCTAAAACTGAAGATACACAAAGGAACTACTGAAACATCTCCTGAAGCTGTGAAGTCTGATGAAATTAATCGAGTTTCTGTGGCAGGACCTGAAGAGCAGCAACCTGAAAACATCAACAAGGATGTGGATATGGAAGGCTCGGAAGAAAATCCGCAGCAGCCTTCAGGTTCAGTTTTGGTGGAACTTGAGCAGGCAAAAGCAAGCCTAAACAGAACTACAAGTGATCTGGCTGCAGTGCGGGCCGCAGTTGATTTACTGCGTAATAGCATAGCGAAAGAGAAAATGTTGCTCGAGAGAGGCCGAGAAAAGCTTTCGGCTAATACTTCCTTGATTACCTCTTTGGAGGATGAGCTGGATCAGACGGCACAAAAGTTGGAAACTCTGAAGGATCTGCAGAGGAGACGCAAAGACCCCTCGGACATTTTTATTGAGATCAAGAAAATGACGTCTGAGGTACAACAGCTCAGGAGCATggcaaatgattcaaaatctgAAGCGATGGTGTTGGCTGCAGATATTGAGCAAGCAAAGGCTAGCATTAGCACAGCTGAGGTCAGGTGCATTGCAGCAAAAAAGATGGAAGAAGCCGCTAAAGCAGCAGAAGCTCTTGCACTTGCTGAGATCAAAGCTCTACTGAGTAGTGAAAGTTCTTTTGAAGGAAACACCACTTCTGATGGAGTGACTCTCTCGGTGGAGGATTATTTCACACTGTATTCCAAAACTTGTGAAGCTGATGAAAACTCCAGGAAGAAAGTAGAAGATGCCATGCTTCAGGTAGATATGGCTAACAGTTCAGAGTCCGAGTTGGTTAAGAGGCTTGAGGATGCCAAAGTAAAGGTTGAGGACTGCAAGAAGGCACTACAAGAGGCCCTAAAGAGGGTAGAAGCTGCAAACCATGGGAAGCTTGCAGTTGAAGAGATTCTTCGTAGGTGGAAATCGGGGAATGGACACAGAAAGCGGTCTATTGGCGGCTCTCCAAAGTTCAAAAATGCAGCTCACCATCGTAAAGATTTGCACGCCATGGATATCATTGCTGATGTTTCAGATAGATCCTTCAAGCCAACTTTGTCAATTGGGCAGATACTGAGTATGAAGTTAATGGGACCTGATGGGTATGACAAAAGTGTCTGGGACGACAAAACATGCGAGATGCCAAACATCTCACTTGGTCAGATTCTGAACAGAAGTGGTGTTTTGTGTAGAGAAGATATGGCTGCTCGCAAAAGAATTTcaggaaagaggaagaaattCGCATTGACAGGACTTTCAGTTCTCTTGACAAAGCAATctaagagcaagaagaagagagaatcctTTTGA